In Thiothrix unzii, the sequence ACAGTCAGGGAATGATTTCCGCGCCCATCCATGCCCCCACCTCCGGGCGCGTCGTCGGGGTCGGGCATTACCCCGCGCACCACGCCTCCGGCTTGTCGGTACACACCATCACCCTGCAACCGGATGGCAAGGATGAGTGGATCGAACTTCCCCCACCCGCTGACCCGTTCACCCTCGATCCCGCCGAAATCGCCACCCGCGTCGCTGCTGCCGGAATTGTCGGCATGGGCGGCGCAACCTTCCCCTCCGCCGTCAAACTCAACCTGCGCAACCGTTACCAGTTGCACACGCTGGTCATCAACGGCGCGGAATGCGAACCCTACCTGACCTGCGATGACCGCATCATGCGCGAATATTCCGCCAACGTGATCGACGGCATCCGCATTATGGCTTACGCGCTGGGGGTAGAAAACATCATCATCGGCATCGAAAACAACAAACCACAAGCACAAGCCGCGATGCGCGAAGCCGCTACCGCCTTCCCCAACATCCAGGTGGTCGGCTTACCGATGCGCTACCCGATGGGGTCGGAAAAACATCTGGTACAAACCCTCACCGGGCTGGAAACACCAGCGCGTGGCTTGACCGCCGACATCGGCATTGTGGTGCATAACCCGGCAACCGCGCTGGCAGTCCGCGATGCTTTGCGCGAAGGCAAACCGCTCGTCTCCCGAGTCGTCACCGTTTCCGGCGGGGCAGTGCGCCAGCCGCGCAATCTGCGCGTATTGCTGGGCACGAAAGTGCAGGACGTGATCGACCATTGCGAAGGTTTCAACGTCGAACCGACCCGCCTGATCAGTGGCGGGCCGATGATGGGCAACCTGCTGCCCGATACCCGTGTGCCGCTGGTGAAAGGTTGCAACGGTATCCTCGCCCTTACCGCCAAGGAAGTTTCTGAAAATCAGGAATCGCCCTGCATTCGCTGCGCCAGTTGCGTGCAAGCCTGCCCGTGCGGGCTGTTGCCGCTGGAAATGGCAGCCAATGCCCGCGCAGGCAACCTCGATGCCGTCACCAAACTGGGGCTGATGGATTGCATCGCCTGTGGCTCGTGTTCCTACGTTTGCCCTGCGCACATTCCGCTGGTGCAATATTTCAACTACGCCAAGGGTGAACTTGCCAGCCGTCAACGCGCCAAGCACAAGCAGGACGAAACCAAACGCCTGATTGAACAGCGCAACGAACGCATGGCAGCGCAAGAACGGGCGAAGAAAGAAATGATGGAACGCCGCAAGCGCGAAGCCGCCGCCAAAAAAGCTGCCGCAGCGGCTGCCGCTGCCAAAACCGCACAGGAGGCTAGCGCATGAGCCTGTTGATTTCCAGCCCGCACACCCATTCCGGCAAAAGCGTCCAGAACACCATGTTGCTGGTGATGTTGGCACTTGCCCCCGCGACCATTTTCGGCTTGTACCTGTTTGGTTTGCCTGCCATCAGCTTGTTCCTGATTACCATCCTCGGCTGCGTGCTGGCGGAAGCGATGGCACTGAAAATCATGGGCAAACCCGTAGGCAAATACCTCAGCGACGGTTCGGCGATCCTCACCGGCTGGTTACTGGCGTTAAGTTTGCCACCGACTGCACCTTGGTGGATTGGGTTGTTGGGTGCATTTCTCGCCATCATCATTGGCAAGCAAGTGTTTGGCGGCATCGGGCAAAACCTGTTCAACCCGGCAATGGTGGCGCGGGTGGCGTTGCTGATTTCGTTCCCGCTGGAAATGACCACGTGGGTGACGGTTGATGGGGTGAGTGGCGCAACGCCTTTGGGGCATATCCGTACTGAAACCGGGCAGGGGCATACCTTGTCGAGCTTTGCCGACAGTTTGCCGAGTGTCAGCGACATGGGGCTGGGAATGATGGGCGGTAGCATGGGCGAAACGTCGGCAGTATTGCTGCTGCTGGGCGGCTTGTTCCTGCTGTGGAAACGCATTATTACTTGGCATATTCCTGTGTCGCTGCTTGGTACATTGTTGCTATTGGCGGGGATCATGCACGCCATCAACCCCGACGTTTACCCCGGTGCGGAAGTGCATTTGCTGGCGGGGGCGACTTTGCTGGGTGCGTTTTTCATTGCTACCGATTTGGTCACATCCCCTGTGTCAGCTACCGGACAACTGATTTTTGGGGCGGGCTGTGGGCTGCTGGTGTACGTGATTCGTACATGGGCGGGCTACCCCGAAGGCATGGCGTTCGCCGTCATGCTGATGAATGCGCTGACCCCGCTGATTGACCACTATTTCCGCCCGCGCATTTACGGGCGTGACCGCAAGGGCGAACCGCTCAACTATGCCAGCGGGGAGAACAAACCATGACCAACGACACCAAAATCCCGTTGCTGGAACGGATTCCCTATCAGGCGATTCTGTTAGGAGCGTGCGCCGCGATTGCCGCCGCGCTGCTCTTGGGGGTGGATAACGCCACCCGCGAACCGATTGCGCAGCGCAAGATGGAAGACCTGCAACAATCGCTGGCGCAAGTCGTGCCGGATGATTTGCACGATAACAATATGGTGGCAAAGCCGCTGCTGCTGACCGGGGCAGACGGCAAAGAGATCAAAGTTTATCAAGGCACAAAAGCGGGCAACGTCACCGCGCTGGTGTGGGAAACCGTCGGCTTCGGTTACGCGGGCGAAATCCGCACCATTATCGCGCTTGACCCGCAAGGCAAAATCCTCGGCACGCGGGTGTTGTCCCACAAGGAAACACCGGGGCTGGGCGACAAGATCGAAGCCGCCAAGGATGACTGGATCACCAAGTTCACCGGTTTGTCGCTGAGCAACCCGCCCGAAGACCAGTGGAAGGTGAAAAAAGACGGCGGGCAATTTGACCAGTTCAGCGGCGCAACCATTACCCCGCGTGCGGTGGTGAAAAGCCTGCACGAAGCATTGCAATTCTTTGAAGCCCACAAGGCGGACATGCTGGAGGTGAAACCATGAGTACCGACTATAAACGCCTCACCCGCGACGGGTTGTGGGACAACAATGTGGTGTTTGCGCAAGGCTTGGCACTGTGTCCAACGCTGGCTGTGACCAGCACCGCGACCAATGGGCTGGGCATGGGACTGGCGACTACAGCGGTGCTGGTGGTTTCCAATCTGCTGGTGTCATCGGTGCGCAATATTGTCAGTCCAGCGGTGCGGATTCCGGTTTACATTGTGCTGATTGCGACACTGGTGACGCTGGTGGACATGGCACTGAATGCGTGGGTGCATGAGCTGTACAAAGTGCTGGGTTTGTTCATTGCGCTGATCGTGGTCAACTGTGTAATTTTAGGGCGGGCGGAATCGTATGCGTCCAAGAATTCGCTGGTGCCGTCAATGGTGGACGGGTTGATGATGGGGCTGGGTTTCACGCTGGCGTTAGTGATTCTCGGCGGGGTGCGCGAAGTGCTGGGGAGTGGCACGTTGTTTGCCAGTGCGTCGCTGTTGTTGGGCAAGGCGTTTTCCTTTATGGAACTGACCATTATTCCCGATTACAAGGGCTTTTTGTTGATGATTTTGCCGCCGGGTGGGTTTATGGCACTGGGTTTCCTGCTGGCGGGGAAACGGGTGTGGGATGGGAGAAAAGCATGAACGTGGGAATTGCTTACGCTGACAAGTTCAAGCAGACGTGGTTGAAGCTGGAAGTGCCGGATGGTAGCACCATCAAGGAAGCACTTGAGTTTTCGGGTTTGCTCAAGCAGTTCCCCGATATTGATCTGGAGAATCAGGCGGTGGGCATTTTCGGCAAGATCAGCAAGCTGGATACCAAGGTGGAGGATGGTGACCGGGTGGAGATTTACCGCCCGATTACGGCTGACCCGGAGACGGTGGAGCGGCGTGACCGCAATAATGATGACGAATAGTGCAACAAGGAGTAGGTAATGGCGAAGCCAGAGAAACACGTTTTCATTTGTACCCAGCAACGTCCGCACGGGCATCCACGCGGTTCGTGCGGAGCTGATCGGGATGCGTTCTTGGTATTTGCTGCGTTCAGTATGGAACTGGATCAGCGGGGGTTGTACAACAAGGTGCAAGTTACCTCTACTGGCTGCATGGGGCCATGCAATCAGGGAGTTAGCGTGCTGGTGTACCCGGAAGGGGTGATGTATCGCGGCATTACGCAGGCAGATATTCCTGCGGTCATCGACCAACATCTGGTGGGTGGCAAGCCGGTGGAAAGTTTATTGATGCCTGCTGAGCATTGGGGCTAACCATGAACGATCATTTGGCAGAGAAAATCCTCCAGAATGTGGCGCAAGCTGATGTGATCTGTCAGGAACTCAATCGGCAAATCCTCAAGCTGGGTTTTCCGCCGGAACGTGCCGATGTGACGCTGGGTAGCCATGTGCAATACAGCCTGCAACGCGACACCTTTTCGGGGCTGGATTCGCTGCTGGGGGTATGGATGCATCCCACCAGCGGCTACAAAACAGGTTCGTTGCTGTTCCATGCGGATGGGACGTTCTTCGCCGAATACGACGTGTTGCAGCCGCATCCGACCAAAAGTAAGTGGTTTGTGGAGGCGGTGACCGTGTGGGGCAAGGGTGATGACATCAAGGGCGACCCTCGTTTGTTACCTGCGTTGGGGGAGTAGCTTGTTGCCGATCCATGTCGATTGCATCACAGCGATTGAGGGTTGTTTTTGATTGGTGAAGAGTCATCGTCGATTAGGCAAAACCATATACTGACTGCTAGACTAAAAACTCGTCTAATTTAATCTACTGGGCAGATTCACATCATGCGTGACTATAGAATTTTGATCTTCTTGTTGATCATAGTTTCACTACTTTTTGGTCATTTATATATCAGCATTTCGTCAGGTAAGAGTCCTTTGTCGTGGGAGGCATTTGTACTTGTTTTCAGCCCATTCTTGATCGTCATATGGAATGATCTAAAAAGTATTATGATGCGAAATGATGTACAGCGTATCAAATTGGGAAAGGATGGTTTCGAGTTTGAGAAAGCTACGGTAACTGCATCCATAAGCAAAGCCATGCACGGTAACTATCTGAACAAAAAAGAATTACAGTCTATTTTTGACTCAGTTGCAGCGAATGAATGGGCTACTCTCGTCCTTGCAAGGATGCTGATGAGGAAAGGATTGAGTGCCATTGCTCTCAAAAAGCATCATTTAGGTGACTCTCCTTCATTAAGAGACCTCATTTCGTTAGTTCAAAGTAATAACCGACTTACTGAAACTGAAGCCGCAGATTTGGAACGTTTGAGAGATGTAACATATTTTGCTGAATGGCTCAGTGGAAATCCTCCGGTTTATACTGATTGGTATTGGGCATTGGAAAATAGTCAACGAATTATTGAAAATATCATGAATAAACAATCTGTTAGATAATGCATGAGCATTTAACCACGTTTGAATGCACCCCATAATCTGCTATAAATCGCTCATGACACACTGGCAACACCTCCTGTTTCCTTCCAAACCGCGCTCTTACCCCGGCTACCGCTGGGTAAACATCCTCATGCGCAGCCTGCATTTGGTCGGCATCGCCGGTATCAGCGGCGGCTTCCTGTTTGACTTGCCCAAGGCGCAATACCAACCGTTTTGGCAACTCGCCATCACCACTGGCAGCCTGTTGGTGCTGTTGTATGTGTGGGAAAACGGACGCTGGTTGCTGCAACTGAAAGGGATGGTTGTCATCTTCAAGCTGTTTTTATTGTTGCTTGCCAGTTTGTTACCGCTGTGGAGGGCGGAACTATTTGTGGTGATTATCCTGATTTCTGGGGTGGTGGCTCACGCGCCGGGAAAAGTACGCGGATTCAGCCCGTTTATTTAAGGGAACCTCTAAAAACCCGGCATATTGCAGTGGTTAGCGTTGGCCTATCGGCGTTTTGTTAGAAAAATACCAATCCATCTCAATTTTCAGGTTGTTTTCCCGCATTTTTGCGGCTTTTTCAGGGATTTTCCCGTCAAATGGGCACAACTCCACCCTCTTTGAGCGAACAAAGCCGACGCAGGTTATACACGGTTGCCTTGATGCTGAGGCCGAATACTGCCCGTGCCAACCCAATGCTGCGGATGGCTTTGCCACCCATCGCACAGATTGACCCAAACACATGCTCAACCCGTGCGCGGTGTCTAGCGATGCGGGTGTTGCGGCGCTTCTGGCAGTCGGATTGCGGCTTGCCTTTTTTGGCTTTGTGCTGGATGTGTAACCGCCAGCTACCTTGGTTGAGGCGTTGTTCACGGGATTGGTCTTCATAACCTTTGTCCGCCCATACGTTACGGCTGGTGTTGGCTCGGTCAAGCACCGCTTCAAAATGGTTGGTGTCATGTTCTTTGGCAGTGCTGATGTGGCGTTTGCGGATGAGTTTGTATTTCCGATCGGCACTGATACTGAGTTTGTAGCCGTGGTAGCTTTTGCCGTGTTTCTTCGTCCAGCTTGCTTCCGTATCCTTTTGGCGACGTTGGGCAGGTGTCCAGTCAGCGGGTGTTGCCGCTTGTTCCAACAGCGCTTTTTCTTCTTTGTGGAAATGTTGTTTAGGGGCTTCCACTAGTGTGGCATCGACGATTTGACCACCACGGGCAATAAAACCGTGCTGTTGTAACTGCCGTTGGACGGCATCAAACAGCGCATCCGCACCACCTGCCGCGCTGATCCGTTCACGGAATACCCACAAAGTGTTGGCATCCGGGATCGTGCTGGAGTGCCGCAGGCCACAGAAGCGTTGGAACGACAGTCGGTCAAGTAATTGGTATTCCAATGCCTCGTCCGACAGGTTGTACAGGTGTTGCAATACCAAGATCCGTACCATCAGTTCCGTAGGATAGGGCGGACGACCTCCTCGCTTGTCACTTGGGCGTGGGGCGATGTGGTCGTATTCCGCGACAATTATCTTGTCCGGTCGGCGACAATTACGGTGGCCGGTTGAGTTGGTAGACTCAGGCGTATTTCTCTAAGGAGAAACCGATGCCTGGATTCCCGACCAATACTCAACAATACAGGCTCTATATGAAACTCCGAGAAGCAGGACTCACGCAAGTGAGTGCCGCCGTTAAGGCTGGCCTTTCCGAACGGACAGGCCGCCGTCTTGAACAACCCAGCCATGTCCCACCCGGCGGACAGCCAGCCCCACGAAGCTGGCGTACCCGTACTGACCCACTGGCGGGTGTTTGGGAAAGTGAGCTGGTTCCCTTACTGCAAGACAACCCTGAACTGTTGCCCAAGACCTTGTGGGAATACGTGTGCCAGCGTTACCCCGACCAGTATGACAGCAAGGTGGAACGCACCTTACAACGCCGCATCAAGGCGTGGAAGCTGCAACACGGCAAACCGCTGGAGGTGATGTTTTTGCAGCACCATGAACCGGGGCAGCAAGGTATTTCTGACTTTACCCAACTCAAGCCCAACGGGATCACGCTCAAGGGGGAAGCGTTTGCCCACCGCTTTTACCATTACCGGCTGGTCTACAGCGGCTGGTGCCACGTGAAGGTCATTTGTGGTGGCGAGAGCTATGAGGCATTGGCGACCGGCTTGCAGGATGCATGGTGGCGCAGCGGCGGCACACCCCGCGAGCACCGTACCGACAGCCTGAGTGCGGCCTACAACAATTTGGTTGAAGAACAGACCCTGACCCGACGTTACGCGGCGTTGTGCCGCCATTACCACGTCAAGGCCAGCCGCAACAACAAGGGCGTTGCCCATGAAAACGGGGCAGTGGAAGCTGCCCACGGGCATTTTAAACGCCGGGTGGCACAAGCATTACTGTTGCGGGGTTCCGCCGATTTTGACGCACTGGCGGATTACCAAGCGTTTGTGGATCAGGTGGTGTTGGTCATCAACAAGGCGTGTCGGACACGCTTTGAGGAGGAGAAGCCGCATTTGCGCCCGTTACCCCGGCAACGCACCAATGACTATGCAGAACACCCGGTTATGGTTTCCAGCAGCAGTACCATCCGCTTCAAACGCATCACTTACACCGTCCCTTCCCAGTGGGTGGGTACGCCATTGTTGTTGCTGGCCTATGACGAACGGCTGGAGTTGTACCACAGCACCGTCCATTTGCTGACACTGCCGCGCTTGTATGCACCCAAAGGCGGCAATGGGCGTTGCGTCAATTACCGCCATGTGATTGATTCGTTGGTGCGTAAGCCTCAAGCGTTCCGCTGTTCACAAATCCGCGATGACCTATTGCCTAACGCCGACTACAAGGCCATCTGGGCGCAGGTGGATGCCACTTTGCCACCCACAGAGGCCAGCCGTTACCTAGTCAAGCTGCTGTATTTGGCTGCCCAGTCAGGTCAAGAGTTGGCCATCGGGCAGTTTGTCATGCAACACCTGCACAGCTCCGCGTTGCCCAGCATTGCGCAGTGCCGTGAGCGGTTCGCCCCGGAAACCCCCAGCGGTGTCCCGCTGATCCAGTCGCATACTGTGCCATTGGCAGCTTACGATGCCCTCTTGGGTGTTACAGGGGTTGCCCATGGCTAGCTTGGAAGCACTGCCCATCTTGTTGAAGGAACTGCGCTTGTCCACCATCGGCAAGTGTTGGGAAGCACTCGCGCAACAGGCGTTGGACGGGCAATGGTTGCCACAACAATACCTTGCCGCATTGTGTGAGGAAGAAGTCAATGAACGCTACCAACAACGCCTGAAACGTTACTTGCACGAAGCCCAGTTACCCGCAGGCAAACGCCTGTCACACTTTGACTTTAGCGCAGTCCACGGCATCAAGGCCAACCAAGTCAAGGCATTGGTCGAGCAACCCCAATGGGTCAAACAGGCGCATAACCTGCTGCTGTTCGGCCCCAGTGGCATCGGCAAAACCCATCTGGCGTGCGGCATCGCCGCAGGCTTGCTGGAAAAGGGCTTCCGCGCCAAATTCTTCAGTGCCACCGCTCTCGTCCAGCAATTGCAGCAGGCTAAGGAAAAACTGTTGCTGGCAGAGATGTTGCTGCGCCTTGACCGTTACGAAGTGTTGCTGCTGGATGACATCGGCTATGTCAAAAAGAGCAACCAAGAAACCCAAGTGCTGTTTGAACTGATTGCCCACCGCTATGAAACTGGCTCACTCATCATCACCTCCAACCATCCCTTCAGCGAATGGGGGCAAATATTTGAGGACAACATGATGACCGTCGCCGCCATTGATCGGCTCGTCCACCATGCCACCATTTTGGAATGCCAAGGGGAGAGTTACCGCCGACAATCTGCCATGAACAGGAGGCAAAACTAACCCACTTTCACACGACAACTAACCGGACAAGATAGTTGTCGCCGACCGGACAAAGTAATTGACGCGGCATAGTGGTCGATTTCTGCTGCCAAGGCGACAAAGTTGACGTGCTGGTTCAGCGTGGACAGCAAGTCGCCCTTGCGGTCGAGTTTCTGTTCACGCTCTTCGGCGGCAAACAGACTGGTTTTGATGGCACTTTTCTTGGGCATGGCTAGTAACGGGGTCGTTGGCTCAGGTGAGCATTTTCTCACATTTGTACGGGTATCAGTGGGTTTTTAGAGGTTCCCTTAATTTTTCCGGCTATTCAGAATACGTTGAACATTGCTGGCAATGATTTGTGCGCTATTGCTTGGTGTATAGGAAAAATTTTCCAAATCGGTAGTCTTATTCAATAATCTGGCGTGACCTTTTTTTATTAGAAAAGAGACAACTTGATTATGGGTAGCTTCCACAATATCGGGATCATGGAAAATATAAACGGGTTTGCCGCTACTCGCAGCTTCACTGCACATGGATATAGAATCCGCTGTCACCACGAGATAATCCACACTTCCTAAAATGCCGAAATAAGGATTATCTCCAGTCGTTTGTTTTGGGTCATACAAATAATAAGGAACGCTGATTTGTGAACATAGCGCATCCTGACTTTCTTGTGATGTCCTCGCAGATACACTGATGATTAACGTGGATTTCATGCGTGTGGCGATTTCGTTGATAGTTTTACCCAGATTTTTCGCAATGGCGGGTGAAAAAATCCGGCGTTTATCCCCGACATCGCCGCCCATCAGTAAGCCGATAACAGTGCCTTTATTAATGAATGGCGCAAAGTCTTTAGCCCAGCGCGATTTTGCTTGACGCAATTGTTTATCCCTTATGCGGTTGGCGACGGTTTCACACAATAAAAGATTAGGGATGTTGTCGTTATTGTGATATGGGTAGCTGACGATAATATCGGTATTATCAATATCCGTTTGTTGGGCTTTAATCTGTAAGCCGCGTACCGGCGGACGTAAAGCAACCACGACGGTTTTACCACCGGATAACGTTTTAATAACCTGCATATATGGAATATGAAAGCACGGCCCGATTAATACATCAGGCCATTTCAACGCATCCGGCCTGATAAGGTTTGCTCGCAATAATCGCGCTTTCACTTGTTCCGGTGTACAAAATTCACTGGGCATCTCCAATTCTGACCAAGTATCGCTCAGGTGTTCGGCGATGCCGATGCGTGCGTTGGTATCTCCCGCCCGCGTGGTTTTGGTGATCCAGACCAGCGGCGGCGGGAGGGTTTCGGCAGTGATGGCAGTCATACGGGCGTTTCTGCGGGTGAAAATGGATTAGAAAGTATACATTAACCCACAGTGGTTTGAGGTATTAATCCAGATTCTGATTCTTCCGCCACGCTGTCTGAGGTGTCGGGTAAACGGTATTCCAGCACAACCTCAATTTCGCCCTTCACTACGTCTTCTGTCACCACACACCGCGCCACATTTTCTTCCGATGGCAAGGTAAACATCAACTTGCGCAACAAGGTTTCCAGCACGCCACGTAAACCGCGTGCACCCGTGCCGTGGGCAATCGCCTTTTGTGCAATCGCCCGCAGTGCATCGTTGGTGAACTCCAACTCCGCATTATCCAGCGCGAACAGTTGTTGGTATTGCTTAATCAGGGCGTTTTGTGGTTCGGTGAGGATGCGTACCAGCGCGTCTTCGTCGAGTTCGTGCAGCGCAGTGATGACCGGGAAACGTCCGATGAATTCGGGGATCAGCCCGAAATGGCGCAAGTCTTCCGGTTGCACTTCGCCCAATACCATAGAGACGCAAAATTTTGCGTCTCTACCATCGGTCGGATTGCCGTGTGCGGCGTGGAAACCGATGCCTTTTGCGCCCGGTTTCAGGCGTTTTTCCAGCAGCTTTTCCAGACCGGAGAATGCGCCGCCGACGATGAACAGGATATTGCGGGTGTCGAGCATTACCGGGGCTTGGTCTTTGCGGCCTTTGGCGGGGACTTTGACGGTCGTGCCTTCTACCAGCTTGAGCAGGGCTTGTTGCACGCCTTCGCCGCCGACATCGCGGGTTCCGTGCGAGTTTTCACCGCTGCGGGCAAGTTTGTCGATTTCGTCGATGTAAACGATACCCCATTCCGCCAGTTCCTTGTTGCCGTCGGCGCTGTCGAGCAGGCGGGCAATGATGCTTTCCACGTCTTCACCGACGTAACCCGCTTGCGTCAGGGTGGTGGCATCGGCGATGACGAACGGTACGCCCACGATCCGCGCCAAGGTGCTTGCCAGCAGGGTTTTGCCTGTGCCGGAAGGCCCCAGTAGCAGGATATTGGATTTGTCGAGTTCGACCACCGATTTGTCGGTGCGGGTGCAAATGCGCGGCTTGTCGGTTTCCAGATTGAGGCGTTTGAAATGGTTGTAGACCGCGACGGCCAAGGTTTCTTTGGCGGTGTCTTGCCCGATCACGTAGCCGTCAAGGATCGCCTTGATTTGCAGCGGTTTCGGTGGCGTTTTGAGCGGTTCGCTCATGCTGCGCTTGCGGCTCCAGGTGCTGATGACTTGGTGGGCAAGGCGCACGCAGGCTTCGCAAATGTGTCCGTTCATTCCGGCAATCAGCGGGATGTGCGCGGTTTGCTCTTGTCCGCAGAAGGAACAGGCGGCTGTTTTATCGCTCATGGGGATACCTCTGGGGTGGTGGCTTGCAATTGCTTTAACCATTCTTTCTGGCAGTTGCGTTGGGCGCGTTCTTGCAACTGGGTACGGATTTGCGCTTTGGCCTTGGTCAGTGACACTTGTTGTGCGGGGTAAATGTGTTCGCACAGCAATAGGTGGAAACCGAGTTCGGTTTCGATGGGGGCGCTGACTTGCCCCGCACTGAGGGCGAACAGCGCGGCATCGAGTTGCGGGTAGAGTTTGCCGTAGGGCAGGTTGCCAAGTTTGCCGCCTTCCATCGCGGTGGGGCATTCGGAATATTGGCGTGCCAGTTTGCCGAATTGTTTGGCATTGCCCGTGGCTTGGGCGGCGATACTGCGGATGCGTTGCAGCACGGTGTCGTACTGGTTTTCGGCGTAATCGTTGTTGACGGTGATGAGGATTTGCCGCACCAGCCGCGTTTCTGGCTGCATGAAACGTTCGCGGTTCATCTCGTAGTAAAGCTGCACGTCGATGTCGCCGATGGTGATGCTGCGGGCAGCGATTTTTTGCAGGATGCCGTCGAACAACAGTTCGCGTTGCAGGGCTTGGCGCAGGGTGTCGGGGGTCAGACCGTTCTGGCTGAGGTCGAGGGTGAAGTCTTCGTCGTTGGGGTAGCGGTCGGCGATTTCTTGCAGTGCCATATCGACCCGTTCGGGCTGGATGATGATTTGGCTGGCTTCGGGGCTTTGCAGGGCGAGTGATTCGAGGTGAAAACTGCGGTCAGCGCGTTGGCAGACGCGGTTGAATTCCTTTTCATCCAGATGCGGCAAATTTTTCTGAAAAGCTTCCAGCGCGTTACGCAGCAGGTGGTAGCGGTAGGCGGGCGGCTTGCCCATGATGGCGAAACTTAGGTTAGGCATCGGGGACTTCCTCCAGCAGCTTTTCGGGGACTTGCAACGTGCGTCCGGGGAAGCGCACATGGTAGGCGAAGCCTGTGGGTAAGCCGCTGATCACTTTGAGGATTTCGCCGACATCGCCGGGGTTGGCGATGACTTCACCTTCAATGGAGAGGGTGACTTTGGTGGTCACTTTGTCGCGGAATTGGTAGAGGCTGGGTTCCCACGGGTCATCACCGCCGATCAGTTCTTCTTCGCGGCAACCGACTGTTTTTTGTTCGTCGAGGAAATGTACCGAGTAGATGATCTGGTCTTGCAGGAACGTGCCGACATCGCGCACGTAGCCGACACTGCCGCGCTTTACCAGCATATTGCC encodes:
- a CDS encoding (2Fe-2S) ferredoxin domain-containing protein; amino-acid sequence: MAKPEKHVFICTQQRPHGHPRGSCGADRDAFLVFAAFSMELDQRGLYNKVQVTSTGCMGPCNQGVSVLVYPEGVMYRGITQADIPAVIDQHLVGGKPVESLLMPAEHWG
- a CDS encoding RnfABCDGE type electron transport complex subunit D → MSLLISSPHTHSGKSVQNTMLLVMLALAPATIFGLYLFGLPAISLFLITILGCVLAEAMALKIMGKPVGKYLSDGSAILTGWLLALSLPPTAPWWIGLLGAFLAIIIGKQVFGGIGQNLFNPAMVARVALLISFPLEMTTWVTVDGVSGATPLGHIRTETGQGHTLSSFADSLPSVSDMGLGMMGGSMGETSAVLLLLGGLFLLWKRIITWHIPVSLLGTLLLLAGIMHAINPDVYPGAEVHLLAGATLLGAFFIATDLVTSPVSATGQLIFGAGCGLLVYVIRTWAGYPEGMAFAVMLMNALTPLIDHYFRPRIYGRDRKGEPLNYASGENKP
- a CDS encoding RnfH family protein, translated to MNVGIAYADKFKQTWLKLEVPDGSTIKEALEFSGLLKQFPDIDLENQAVGIFGKISKLDTKVEDGDRVEIYRPITADPETVERRDRNNDDE
- the istA gene encoding IS21 family transposase, with protein sequence MPGFPTNTQQYRLYMKLREAGLTQVSAAVKAGLSERTGRRLEQPSHVPPGGQPAPRSWRTRTDPLAGVWESELVPLLQDNPELLPKTLWEYVCQRYPDQYDSKVERTLQRRIKAWKLQHGKPLEVMFLQHHEPGQQGISDFTQLKPNGITLKGEAFAHRFYHYRLVYSGWCHVKVICGGESYEALATGLQDAWWRSGGTPREHRTDSLSAAYNNLVEEQTLTRRYAALCRHYHVKASRNNKGVAHENGAVEAAHGHFKRRVAQALLLRGSADFDALADYQAFVDQVVLVINKACRTRFEEEKPHLRPLPRQRTNDYAEHPVMVSSSSTIRFKRITYTVPSQWVGTPLLLLAYDERLELYHSTVHLLTLPRLYAPKGGNGRCVNYRHVIDSLVRKPQAFRCSQIRDDLLPNADYKAIWAQVDATLPPTEASRYLVKLLYLAAQSGQELAIGQFVMQHLHSSALPSIAQCRERFAPETPSGVPLIQSHTVPLAAYDALLGVTGVAHG
- a CDS encoding electron transport complex subunit E, producing MSTDYKRLTRDGLWDNNVVFAQGLALCPTLAVTSTATNGLGMGLATTAVLVVSNLLVSSVRNIVSPAVRIPVYIVLIATLVTLVDMALNAWVHELYKVLGLFIALIVVNCVILGRAESYASKNSLVPSMVDGLMMGLGFTLALVILGGVREVLGSGTLFASASLLLGKAFSFMELTIIPDYKGFLLMILPPGGFMALGFLLAGKRVWDGRKA
- the rsxC gene encoding electron transport complex subunit RsxC, which gives rise to MTFFATQKISKLFRIRGGVHPHDCKTLSADKAIEDLPIPSLLHIPLQQHIGAAAKPAVKRGDHVLKGQLLANSQGMISAPIHAPTSGRVVGVGHYPAHHASGLSVHTITLQPDGKDEWIELPPPADPFTLDPAEIATRVAAAGIVGMGGATFPSAVKLNLRNRYQLHTLVINGAECEPYLTCDDRIMREYSANVIDGIRIMAYALGVENIIIGIENNKPQAQAAMREAATAFPNIQVVGLPMRYPMGSEKHLVQTLTGLETPARGLTADIGIVVHNPATALAVRDALREGKPLVSRVVTVSGGAVRQPRNLRVLLGTKVQDVIDHCEGFNVEPTRLISGGPMMGNLLPDTRVPLVKGCNGILALTAKEVSENQESPCIRCASCVQACPCGLLPLEMAANARAGNLDAVTKLGLMDCIACGSCSYVCPAHIPLVQYFNYAKGELASRQRAKHKQDETKRLIEQRNERMAAQERAKKEMMERRKREAAAKKAAAAAAAAKTAQEASA
- the istB gene encoding IS21-like element helper ATPase IstB — its product is MASLEALPILLKELRLSTIGKCWEALAQQALDGQWLPQQYLAALCEEEVNERYQQRLKRYLHEAQLPAGKRLSHFDFSAVHGIKANQVKALVEQPQWVKQAHNLLLFGPSGIGKTHLACGIAAGLLEKGFRAKFFSATALVQQLQQAKEKLLLAEMLLRLDRYEVLLLDDIGYVKKSNQETQVLFELIAHRYETGSLIITSNHPFSEWGQIFEDNMMTVAAIDRLVHHATILECQGESYRRQSAMNRRQN
- the rsxG gene encoding electron transport complex subunit RsxG; its protein translation is MTNDTKIPLLERIPYQAILLGACAAIAAALLLGVDNATREPIAQRKMEDLQQSLAQVVPDDLHDNNMVAKPLLLTGADGKEIKVYQGTKAGNVTALVWETVGFGYAGEIRTIIALDPQGKILGTRVLSHKETPGLGDKIEAAKDDWITKFTGLSLSNPPEDQWKVKKDGGQFDQFSGATITPRAVVKSLHEALQFFEAHKADMLEVKP